In one Pyxidicoccus xibeiensis genomic region, the following are encoded:
- a CDS encoding GTP-binding protein — MSSVNLMAREVAAKIVFYGPGLSGKTSTLRKIYETVRPAHRGEMMSIATEGDRTLFFDFLPVKVERVGDCSVRLALYTVPGQVFYNATRKLVLQGADGVVFVADSQAEAMDANRESLANLEENLFEHGIRLDRFPLVMQWNKRDLENVLPVEVLRKELNPRGVPEFETAATNGNGVLDTLKAITRLVIKDLRAKRIVPPPRSATPATGPQPAGLEAQLTRHLQNRQPPAPGQAQATAPVMAHGGGPAPALANTPVPRVTPVTMAPPRVEPLPVQAPQTGPKLLGAASALASGDMFDHARAAEAAFMSGDYATCVTACSDAIRRALAYAGEGPLAQQAFLLRVDGADLLRFQGLATQQHIRVDDAAFALYVLMQVFVRLNAVGLPNAE; from the coding sequence GTGAGCAGCGTGAACCTGATGGCCCGCGAAGTGGCCGCGAAGATTGTCTTCTACGGGCCGGGCCTGTCGGGGAAGACGTCCACCTTGCGGAAGATCTACGAGACCGTGCGCCCCGCGCACCGTGGCGAGATGATGTCCATCGCCACCGAGGGGGACCGGACCCTCTTCTTCGACTTCCTCCCCGTGAAGGTGGAGCGCGTGGGCGACTGCTCCGTGCGGCTCGCGCTCTACACCGTGCCCGGCCAGGTCTTCTACAACGCCACCCGCAAGCTGGTGCTCCAGGGCGCCGACGGCGTGGTGTTCGTGGCGGACTCGCAGGCGGAGGCCATGGACGCCAACCGCGAGTCCCTGGCCAACCTGGAGGAGAACCTCTTCGAGCACGGCATCCGCCTGGACCGCTTCCCACTGGTGATGCAGTGGAACAAGCGGGACCTCGAGAACGTGCTGCCGGTGGAGGTGCTCCGCAAGGAGCTCAACCCGCGCGGCGTGCCCGAGTTCGAGACGGCCGCCACCAACGGCAATGGGGTGCTCGACACGCTCAAGGCCATTACGCGGCTGGTCATCAAGGACCTGCGCGCCAAGCGCATCGTCCCACCGCCCCGCTCCGCGACGCCGGCCACGGGCCCCCAGCCCGCGGGCCTGGAGGCGCAGCTCACCCGGCATCTCCAGAACCGGCAGCCGCCGGCCCCCGGGCAGGCGCAGGCGACCGCTCCGGTGATGGCGCACGGGGGAGGCCCCGCGCCCGCCCTGGCCAACACGCCGGTGCCGCGCGTGACGCCGGTGACGATGGCGCCGCCCCGCGTGGAGCCGCTCCCCGTGCAGGCGCCCCAGACAGGCCCGAAGCTGCTGGGCGCCGCGAGCGCCCTCGCCTCGGGGGACATGTTCGACCATGCCCGCGCCGCCGAGGCCGCGTTCATGTCGGGCGACTACGCCACGTGCGTCACCGCGTGCTCGGACGCCATCCGCCGCGCGCTGGCCTACGCGGGCGAGGGGCCGCTGGCGCAGCAGGCGTTCCTGCTCCGCGTGGACGGCGCCGACCTGCTCCGATTCCAGGGGCTGGCCACGCAGCAGCACATCCGCGTGGATGACGCCGCCTTCGCCCTCTACGTGCTGATGCAGGTCTTCGTCCGGCTCAACGCGGTGGGCCTGCCCAACGCGGAGTAG
- a CDS encoding alkaline phosphatase family protein — MRVAVLFIDGVGIGRKDPAVNPLAHREHLLSRFQDAAGPPLPDGGRFLPVDTTFGVAGRPQSASNQTAILTGDPAPALLGRHILGYPNAPLRGLMADRSIVKRLAAAGRTSTFANAYPAPYLDALGVPRRPSTSPPEFVVPPESRRKMRPSAAKLAFAAGGVPLRTLDDARAADGLTHDITGAAARAYGLPAPERTPEEAAAIFWHVASGADFTFFEHYLADEAGHAQDLTAALGALDTFDAFTRSVVATRPPGARVLVCSDHGNVEDLSTRGHTLHPVPVLYFGPPSTEVDAFSTVADVGRAVLGWLGAE, encoded by the coding sequence GTGCGCGTCGCGGTCCTGTTCATCGATGGAGTCGGCATCGGCCGGAAGGACCCGGCCGTGAACCCGCTTGCTCACCGGGAGCACCTGCTATCCCGCTTCCAGGACGCAGCCGGCCCCCCGCTGCCGGACGGAGGCCGCTTCCTCCCGGTGGACACGACGTTCGGCGTCGCCGGTCGCCCCCAGTCGGCCTCCAACCAGACGGCCATCCTCACCGGGGACCCGGCCCCTGCCCTGCTCGGCCGCCACATCCTCGGCTACCCCAACGCCCCCCTGCGCGGGCTGATGGCGGACCGATCCATCGTGAAGCGGCTCGCCGCCGCGGGCCGCACCTCCACCTTCGCCAACGCCTACCCCGCGCCCTACCTGGATGCGCTCGGCGTGCCTCGCCGCCCCAGCACGTCCCCGCCGGAGTTCGTCGTCCCGCCCGAGTCGCGCCGGAAGATGCGACCCTCCGCCGCGAAGCTGGCCTTCGCCGCCGGCGGGGTGCCCCTGCGCACGCTGGATGACGCCCGCGCCGCAGACGGCCTCACCCACGACATCACCGGCGCCGCCGCCCGCGCCTACGGCCTGCCCGCCCCCGAGCGCACGCCCGAGGAGGCCGCCGCCATCTTCTGGCACGTGGCCTCCGGCGCCGACTTCACCTTCTTCGAGCACTACCTCGCGGACGAGGCCGGCCACGCGCAGGACCTGACGGCGGCCCTGGGGGCGCTGGACACCTTCGACGCCTTCACCCGTTCGGTAGTGGCCACACGGCCGCCGGGCGCCCGGGTGCTCGTGTGCAGTGACCACGGGAACGTGGAGGACCTGTCCACGCGCGGACACACGTTGCACCCCGTGCCCGTGCTCTACTTCGGTCCGCCCTCGACAGAGGTGGATGCCTTCTCCACCGTGGCCGACGTGGGGCGCGCGGTGCTGGGCTGGCTCGGGGCGGAGTGA
- a CDS encoding DUF4388 domain-containing protein: MALHGDLFSYPLPEFLQWLDSSRKTGTLQLSWEAGERKLFVLSGQVGATASEGLRGRVARLLTLAKLASGTKVLAAFDELARTPDVDAAFDSHGVQSRWVRDLGREELFAAMTDLTIAARGTFHWTEDADRSGEDWVPSDMSIRELLFESLRWVDEQPDVDKALPIDALSVRALSPPSPSQPLMHRIILTLCTTPQNLGRLRLSMGVSRSSVTRRVFELLRAKLVEVDGAPQLEADPVAEMLEKGGVLMREGQYDAAGIVCASLLASDPADRRVREFARLVQREHVAALYAEMPPLVVPLMVYDPQGLSLLKPEERQIAGLISGTWDVSTLVLASPARELETLKTLAKLQRMGLLQLTMPR; this comes from the coding sequence ATGGCCCTCCACGGCGACCTCTTCAGCTACCCGCTTCCCGAGTTCCTTCAATGGTTGGATAGCTCCCGCAAGACGGGAACGCTCCAGCTCTCCTGGGAGGCCGGCGAGCGGAAGCTCTTCGTCCTGTCCGGACAGGTGGGCGCCACGGCGTCGGAGGGGCTGCGCGGGCGGGTGGCGCGGCTCTTGACGCTGGCGAAGCTGGCGTCCGGGACGAAGGTGCTGGCGGCCTTCGACGAGCTGGCGCGCACGCCGGACGTGGACGCGGCGTTCGACTCGCATGGGGTGCAGTCGCGGTGGGTGCGGGATCTGGGCCGCGAGGAGCTGTTCGCGGCGATGACGGACCTGACGATTGCCGCGCGCGGGACGTTCCACTGGACGGAGGACGCGGACCGCTCGGGCGAGGACTGGGTGCCGTCCGACATGAGCATCCGCGAGCTGCTCTTCGAGTCGCTGCGGTGGGTGGATGAGCAGCCGGACGTGGACAAGGCGCTGCCGATTGACGCGCTGAGCGTGCGCGCGCTGTCGCCGCCGAGCCCGAGCCAGCCGCTGATGCACCGGATCATCCTGACGCTGTGCACGACGCCGCAGAACCTGGGGCGGCTGCGGCTGTCCATGGGCGTGTCGCGCTCGTCGGTGACGCGGCGGGTGTTCGAGCTGCTGCGGGCGAAGCTGGTGGAGGTGGACGGGGCGCCGCAACTGGAGGCGGACCCGGTGGCGGAGATGCTGGAGAAGGGCGGGGTGCTGATGCGCGAGGGCCAGTACGACGCGGCGGGCATCGTCTGCGCGTCCCTGCTGGCCAGCGACCCCGCGGACCGGCGCGTGCGCGAGTTCGCCCGGCTGGTGCAGCGCGAGCACGTGGCGGCGCTCTACGCGGAGATGCCCCCGCTGGTGGTGCCGCTGATGGTGTACGACCCGCAGGGCCTGTCGCTGCTCAAGCCGGAGGAACGGCAGATTGCCGGGCTCATCAGCGGCACGTGGGACGTGTCCACGCTGGTGCTCGCCAGCCCCGCGCGGGAGCTGGAGACGCTGAAGACGCTGGCGAAGCTGCAGCGGATGGGGCTGCTGCAGCTCACGATGCCGCGCTGA